From the Limnochordia bacterium genome, one window contains:
- a CDS encoding sulfatase, protein MKLTIFMPTMVLKLGTALHYRLYIIKERIGIVNHKCVESPNLIYVFADQLRFSSCGFAGNARARTPNIDCLARESINFCNAVSGSPVCAPYRASVFTGKYSSSTGMVINELRLNPNHKCFGHVLRDGGYNTAYIGKWHLWANELGNHRDPKNAFAPPGLYRFGFDGYWAAYNFWHEYYTARYYHDTPAPISVEGYEPDVQTNLAIEQLRRHRDSDKPFALFLSYGTPHDPWNKENVPPQYYDMFRDVEFGFPPNYKPENDPYADPWARLNPAERAQLDEWQRVYYAMTANLDWNVGRLLQAVNDLGLRDHTICVFTSDHGEMFGAHGRRAKNIFYEEAIRVPFLLRYPGHHVPGQVSDVCLNTPDVMPTLLPLMGLSVPDTVEGMDLSHYILGEAGPEPEAAYMQGMGCTAAWEDGYEWRALRDKRYTYAIMYVDGAEFLFDNKNDPYQMVNLVDDKDKDHQSILQGFRDLLKQRMFELSTSATKMAKPG, encoded by the coding sequence ATGAAGTTGACTATTTTCATGCCAACTATGGTGCTTAAGCTTGGGACCGCGTTGCACTATCGATTGTATATCATCAAGGAAAGGATTGGCATAGTGAATCATAAGTGTGTGGAAAGCCCAAACCTAATATATGTTTTCGCTGATCAATTGCGATTTTCGTCATGTGGATTTGCAGGGAATGCACGTGCTCGTACACCGAACATTGATTGTCTTGCCAGGGAGAGTATCAACTTCTGTAATGCGGTGTCAGGAAGTCCTGTTTGCGCACCGTATCGAGCTTCCGTATTTACCGGAAAGTACTCCAGCAGCACGGGGATGGTCATCAATGAGCTTCGCCTAAATCCGAACCACAAGTGCTTCGGCCACGTCTTGCGCGATGGTGGATACAATACCGCTTATATCGGAAAGTGGCATCTGTGGGCAAACGAATTGGGGAACCATCGGGATCCAAAGAATGCATTTGCTCCTCCAGGCCTGTATCGTTTCGGATTTGATGGCTATTGGGCGGCCTACAACTTTTGGCATGAGTACTATACGGCAAGATACTACCACGATACACCCGCACCCATTTCTGTTGAAGGATATGAGCCCGATGTGCAAACCAATCTAGCCATCGAACAACTTAGACGACATAGAGATTCGGACAAGCCATTCGCTCTTTTCTTGTCCTACGGAACACCGCATGATCCTTGGAATAAGGAAAACGTTCCTCCGCAATACTACGATATGTTTCGGGATGTAGAGTTCGGTTTTCCCCCTAACTATAAACCTGAGAACGATCCTTACGCCGACCCTTGGGCTAGACTCAATCCGGCTGAACGCGCTCAGTTGGATGAGTGGCAACGCGTTTACTATGCCATGACAGCTAACCTCGATTGGAATGTCGGTAGGTTGCTTCAAGCCGTGAACGACTTAGGGTTACGTGATCATACGATTTGTGTCTTCACTTCGGACCATGGTGAAATGTTTGGTGCCCATGGTCGACGAGCAAAGAACATTTTCTACGAAGAAGCAATTCGTGTACCGTTTCTTTTGCGTTATCCGGGACATCACGTACCAGGTCAAGTGAGTGATGTATGTCTCAACACGCCGGATGTCATGCCGACGCTTCTACCTCTTATGGGTCTAAGTGTCCCTGATACAGTTGAGGGCATGGATCTGAGCCATTATATTTTGGGAGAAGCTGGTCCTGAACCTGAAGCAGCCTATATGCAAGGCATGGGTTGTACTGCAGCGTGGGAAGATGGTTACGAATGGCGAGCTCTGCGCGACAAACGCTATACCTATGCTATCATGTACGTTGATGGAGCAGAATTTCTCTTTGATAACAAAAACGATCCTTATCAGATGGTAAACTTAGTGGATGATAAAGACAAAGACCATCAGTCCATCTTACAGGGGTTTCGAGACTTACTAAAGCAAAGGATGTTTGAGCTCAGCACTTCCGCAACTAAGATGGCAAAACCAGGTTAA
- a CDS encoding 50S ribosome-binding GTPase — protein MSQCIILGKANVGKTLFAINFADYLGINDLEIVSTYPEGRAHVQIYRKDEAIDSLTSISPHQTRCLQAFTIRLRKGKSEKQLILLDSTGLIEGIHANPQVRAAMAQTLAAIRDAQVVLHMIDASSVGIDGSDGAIGEVDRQLCQYARLKRGYVILANKMDLHGAALGLERIKATFQGQTIIPISALKKQGFAEVRRFVAIHA, from the coding sequence ATGAGTCAATGCATTATCCTAGGAAAAGCGAACGTAGGTAAAACCCTCTTTGCGATCAATTTCGCTGATTACCTTGGTATTAATGACCTAGAGATCGTATCAACCTATCCCGAAGGTCGTGCCCACGTACAAATATACCGTAAAGACGAAGCAATCGATTCACTGACTAGTATTAGTCCCCATCAGACCCGTTGCCTTCAAGCCTTTACTATCCGTCTACGTAAGGGGAAAAGCGAAAAACAGCTGATTTTGCTAGATAGTACAGGGTTGATTGAGGGCATTCATGCTAATCCTCAGGTTAGAGCTGCTATGGCCCAAACCCTTGCGGCAATTCGTGATGCCCAGGTAGTCTTGCATATGATCGATGCATCCTCAGTTGGCATTGATGGAAGCGACGGGGCCATTGGCGAAGTGGATCGACAACTGTGCCAATATGCCCGTCTAAAAAGAGGATATGTGATTTTGGCCAACAAAATGGACTTGCATGGTGCCGCCCTTGGGCTAGAACGCATCAAAGCCACCTTTCAAGGGCAGACAATCATTCCCATATCTGCATTGAAAAAACAAGGATTTGCCGAGGTGAGACGGTTTGTGGCCATACATGCATAG
- a CDS encoding AAA family ATPase, with the protein MKERITQPSDPRQIFDLVEAGILTPTTALSRLSQWERAIVVPQIKEEPKQETLTEIMDELDQLIGLSQVKVLVREIKAFIEIQQRRELEGLVCKSLVLHMIFRGNPGTGKTTVARILGKMFREMNVLSKGHLVEVERADLVGEYIGHTAQRTREQVKKAMGGILFIDEAYSLARGGDKDFGKEAIDTLVKAMEDHKSELILILAGYRDEMDRFMRTNPGLRSRFPLHIQFPDYTPAELMEIAQLMLKEREYILSDSAKTRLWTFAEEINKQQTSGNARAVRNLIEGAIRRQAVRLVKQESITREDLMLITVEDLGEAVTQ; encoded by the coding sequence ATGAAAGAACGCATTACCCAGCCTTCGGATCCAAGACAGATCTTTGATTTGGTTGAAGCAGGTATTCTCACACCAACCACTGCTTTATCCCGCCTGTCCCAGTGGGAGCGGGCCATTGTAGTGCCACAGATAAAGGAAGAACCTAAACAAGAGACCTTAACAGAGATCATGGATGAACTAGACCAGCTAATTGGCTTGAGTCAAGTAAAGGTGCTAGTTAGGGAGATCAAGGCCTTTATTGAGATCCAACAAAGACGCGAGCTAGAGGGTTTGGTCTGTAAGAGCCTAGTTTTGCATATGATTTTTAGGGGAAACCCAGGGACCGGAAAGACTACCGTAGCCAGGATACTGGGGAAGATGTTTCGGGAGATGAATGTATTATCTAAAGGGCACCTAGTGGAAGTAGAACGGGCTGATTTAGTCGGGGAGTACATTGGACACACTGCCCAACGGACCAGAGAGCAGGTCAAAAAAGCCATGGGTGGGATCTTGTTTATAGATGAAGCCTACTCTCTAGCACGGGGGGGAGATAAGGATTTCGGTAAAGAAGCCATAGATACGTTGGTTAAAGCCATGGAGGACCACAAATCCGAGTTGATCTTGATCCTAGCGGGCTACCGTGATGAAATGGACCGGTTTATGCGCACCAATCCGGGACTGCGTTCCCGATTTCCGCTGCATATTCAGTTTCCGGACTATACACCTGCGGAACTAATGGAGATTGCCCAACTTATGCTAAAGGAGCGGGAGTATATACTGAGCGATTCCGCCAAAACTCGGCTTTGGACCTTTGCGGAGGAAATCAATAAGCAGCAGACCAGCGGCAATGCCCGGGCGGTTCGCAATCTGATTGAAGGAGCCATCAGACGCCAGGCGGTTCGCTTGGTTAAACAAGAAAGCATCACCCGAGAGGATCTAATGCTGATTACGGTAGAGGATCTTGGCGAGGCGGTGACTCAATGA
- a CDS encoding N-acetylmuramoyl-L-alanine amidase yields the protein MRRRLLCLCIGALVLTGCQFVQNPGAVSVIGRIQDGVAGTALNGYLVIQDGQGQWLTEQSISEGYFRVTGLTPGIYRLRFIVDGYQEKTVEISLEQNTYLDPIQLTPTTPSKPDPSSPSLTIVLDPGHGGTDPGAVAWDGPRMVRESDINLAISEILASQLRSAGHHVVMTRTSTNNIERTLSERAAMADWNKADLFISIHADASPTNPSARGSNSYVYWGAPQRTTRLAYLLQIHQEQTTGRSPNALGRVIQRGFTVTHQSRPAVLVETGFMTNTQELTLLQTHSFQEKIAQGLFQGIIAWAREQGLIF from the coding sequence TTGAGAAGAAGACTCCTATGCTTGTGTATCGGTGCCCTAGTTCTAACCGGTTGTCAGTTTGTGCAAAACCCCGGTGCAGTATCAGTTATTGGCCGCATCCAAGATGGGGTAGCGGGCACCGCTCTAAACGGATATCTAGTAATCCAAGACGGCCAGGGTCAATGGCTAACCGAGCAGTCCATCAGCGAAGGGTACTTTCGTGTTACAGGACTGACTCCGGGCATCTACAGGTTACGATTCATTGTCGACGGTTACCAAGAAAAGACTGTGGAGATTAGCTTGGAGCAAAATACTTATCTTGATCCTATACAACTTACCCCAACCACTCCATCGAAACCGGATCCATCATCTCCTTCCCTAACCATTGTACTAGATCCTGGCCATGGAGGAACAGATCCCGGAGCAGTGGCTTGGGACGGACCTCGTATGGTGCGAGAAAGCGATATTAATCTGGCGATTAGCGAAATCCTTGCTTCCCAGCTGCGTTCTGCAGGTCACCACGTGGTCATGACTAGAACCTCAACAAACAATATAGAAAGAACTCTTTCTGAACGGGCGGCGATGGCCGACTGGAACAAAGCAGACCTGTTTATCAGTATCCATGCCGATGCCAGCCCCACTAATCCATCGGCCCGGGGCAGTAATTCTTACGTTTACTGGGGAGCACCCCAAAGGACCACAAGGCTTGCCTATCTACTCCAAATACACCAGGAGCAGACCACCGGTCGCAGTCCCAACGCGCTAGGCCGAGTGATCCAACGGGGATTTACCGTCACCCATCAGTCCCGGCCAGCAGTGCTTGTGGAAACCGGCTTTATGACAAATACCCAGGAATTGACCCTTCTGCAAACCCATAGCTTTCAAGAGAAAATCGCCCAGGGCCTGTTCCAAGGGATCATAGCTTGGGCAAGGGAACAAGGGCTAATCTTCTAA
- the speE gene encoding polyamine aminopropyltransferase has protein sequence MTQLWFTEKQTADLKLSLRVKETIYREKSPFQQIDVVDTYQFGRVLLLDGIVQTTTVDEFVYHEMISHVALNSHANPQSVAVVGGGDGGTVREVLKHESVQQVRLIEIDGAVVEASKRFLPEISCGLDDPRAKVRIEDGIKHMAQAKEEYDVVIVDSTDPVGAAVGLFSQEFYRSVHNALKSDGILVTLAESPWTEPEAIRRVQGALRGVFPIVKLYLCNVPTYPNGLWSFSIASKVYDPTRPIRQELPFATRYYTPAIHEAAFTLPPFVQEIIAGIGK, from the coding sequence TTGGTTTACTGAGAAGCAGACTGCCGACCTTAAATTGTCCCTGAGGGTGAAAGAGACAATTTACAGGGAGAAAAGTCCCTTCCAGCAGATTGACGTGGTGGATACCTATCAGTTTGGACGGGTGTTGTTATTAGATGGTATTGTACAAACTACAACGGTTGATGAGTTCGTGTATCATGAGATGATTTCCCATGTGGCTTTGAACAGCCATGCCAACCCACAGAGCGTTGCCGTAGTTGGCGGTGGGGACGGAGGAACCGTACGGGAGGTACTCAAACACGAATCGGTGCAGCAGGTCAGGCTAATCGAGATTGACGGGGCAGTGGTGGAAGCGAGTAAGCGGTTCTTGCCTGAGATTAGCTGTGGCCTAGACGATCCTCGGGCAAAGGTCCGTATTGAGGACGGGATTAAGCATATGGCCCAGGCTAAGGAAGAGTACGATGTGGTGATTGTGGACTCGACTGATCCCGTTGGGGCCGCTGTGGGTTTGTTTTCTCAAGAGTTCTATAGGTCAGTGCATAATGCGTTGAAGAGCGATGGCATCTTGGTGACGCTGGCCGAATCGCCATGGACCGAACCCGAAGCGATCAGGCGGGTGCAAGGTGCTTTACGCGGGGTATTTCCCATTGTGAAGTTGTATCTATGCAATGTTCCCACATATCCCAATGGACTATGGAGCTTCTCCATCGCTTCAAAGGTGTATGACCCCACAAGACCGATCCGACAAGAGTTGCCCTTCGCCACCCGCTACTATACCCCGGCGATACACGAAGCGGCCTTCACGTTGCCGCCCTTTGTCCAAGAGATTATCGCCGGTATCGGAAAGTGA